One Gemella haemolysans ATCC 10379 DNA segment encodes these proteins:
- a CDS encoding AAA family ATPase, translating into MKPIRLELKEFGPYKNEIIEWDKIINEPIFLITGKTGSGKSTLFDAITYALYNKTTGGKDIASLRTKTALDKDKTQVNFDFELSGKKYRIERTLAYLKAGNKNLTSGKVALMQYNDGKLEVLATKEQEVKEKVEELIGLDDKQFCQIIILPQGKFKEFLLSKSSEKKETLRSLFNTYFYQKFVEQLQEQAKKIDSSHKQKEKELITRFEQFDIEEELTKFEYLKDENFEEILGIINSQEETVKNEKKELLKLERSFSKEKEKFIELSKLNDKFTQLKNNKLELEELSKKEDYYSRLKLEVEKLKELQKSKDKIIEYASLLTKKMKLKKLEEALLNEEDKYKLDLDTNKKLALELNAQKTDIEELRKETIDYKFFYNNFNELILAKNNIEIYSKTLEELTLKKETYKELDSSLKVAKESYLEDIEEKNILDGSIGKLKLEVLKKEQDVEKLEEYNNKLSEVNDKSVKLTVDKKQLKELELEKKKLEQEVELLNKNKEQEILNDFLLKLHEGDDCPLCKQKIEHLPDIPDLAVVDESIEKSLQKVNKDIIQLETLIKKDEEEIGKISTLLKNLGDTINFKAKEELLQLEDELKAENIKLTDISKVIRTSEDKIKGLNREIEELSELFKNEDDIKQKHLEAKNKIEQFEKNVKVELDEFAGYYEKIQSQVEEFDNTYNVLQNNSNELLVRKTKLETEQKNNKTNLLEVSKRIENIVDSFTNSKLNKYYVTLEMAEEDIEKLNNLEDYESQINKFEDTKKIIVNSIEKLEEELKELNQPGLEEEQQKLQDIESQVNDFIEKVVILNTRLENNKKLYKKIHSEYIELLESSKEIREIVAFSDVVSGKTENRKSLETYVQGYYLDLILVAGTKRLLQMTNDRYRFIRRDEKSKGGGLQGLEIEIHDIYLNSTRIISSLSGGELFLASLALALGLAEVIQNESGGISLETIFIDEGFGSLDAETLDIALTTLIDLQSYGRNIGIISHVSELKERIRPKVEVYSKDNYAKIKMTGI; encoded by the coding sequence ATGAAACCAATTAGATTAGAATTAAAAGAGTTTGGTCCATATAAGAATGAAATAATAGAATGGGATAAAATAATAAATGAACCGATATTTCTAATTACAGGGAAAACTGGTTCAGGAAAATCAACGCTATTTGATGCAATTACTTATGCATTATACAATAAGACAACAGGAGGTAAAGATATAGCCTCACTAAGAACGAAGACAGCCTTGGATAAGGATAAAACACAGGTTAACTTTGATTTTGAATTAAGTGGAAAAAAATATAGGATTGAGAGAACTTTGGCGTATTTGAAGGCTGGTAATAAAAACTTAACATCGGGGAAAGTTGCTTTAATGCAATATAATGATGGAAAATTAGAAGTACTCGCAACAAAGGAACAAGAGGTAAAAGAAAAAGTAGAAGAATTGATAGGTTTAGATGATAAGCAATTTTGTCAAATAATTATCTTACCTCAAGGGAAATTTAAAGAGTTCTTATTATCGAAATCGAGTGAAAAAAAAGAAACTTTGAGATCATTATTTAATACTTACTTCTATCAAAAATTCGTGGAACAACTACAAGAACAAGCCAAAAAAATAGATAGTTCACATAAGCAAAAAGAAAAAGAGTTGATTACTAGATTTGAGCAGTTTGATATTGAAGAAGAACTTACAAAGTTTGAATATTTAAAAGACGAAAATTTTGAAGAAATACTAGGGATTATTAACTCACAAGAAGAAACAGTAAAGAATGAGAAAAAAGAATTATTAAAATTAGAACGTAGTTTTTCTAAAGAAAAAGAGAAATTTATAGAATTAAGTAAGCTCAATGATAAATTCACTCAACTTAAAAATAACAAGTTAGAACTAGAAGAATTAAGTAAAAAAGAAGATTATTATAGTAGACTTAAATTAGAAGTAGAGAAGTTAAAAGAATTACAAAAGAGTAAAGATAAGATTATAGAGTACGCTTCTTTATTAACTAAGAAAATGAAGTTGAAGAAACTTGAAGAAGCTTTATTAAATGAGGAAGATAAATACAAATTAGATTTAGATACTAATAAGAAATTAGCATTAGAATTAAATGCACAAAAAACTGATATAGAAGAACTTAGAAAGGAAACTATTGATTATAAGTTTTTCTATAATAACTTTAATGAATTAATTTTGGCTAAAAATAACATTGAAATTTATAGTAAAACATTAGAAGAGCTTACTTTGAAAAAAGAAACATATAAAGAGTTAGATTCTAGTCTAAAAGTTGCAAAAGAAAGCTACCTAGAGGATATTGAGGAGAAAAATATACTAGATGGCAGTATTGGTAAGTTAAAATTAGAAGTTTTGAAAAAAGAACAAGATGTAGAAAAACTTGAAGAATATAATAACAAATTATCTGAAGTAAATGATAAGAGTGTGAAACTTACTGTTGATAAAAAACAATTAAAAGAACTGGAACTAGAGAAGAAGAAGCTTGAGCAAGAAGTTGAGTTATTAAATAAGAATAAAGAACAAGAAATTTTAAATGATTTTTTATTGAAATTGCATGAAGGGGATGATTGTCCTTTATGTAAACAAAAAATTGAACACTTACCAGATATTCCCGATTTAGCGGTAGTAGATGAAAGTATAGAAAAATCGCTTCAAAAAGTCAATAAAGATATAATTCAACTAGAAACTCTTATAAAAAAAGATGAAGAAGAAATAGGAAAAATAAGTACTCTTTTGAAAAATTTAGGGGATACAATTAACTTTAAAGCAAAGGAAGAACTATTACAATTAGAAGATGAATTAAAGGCTGAAAATATTAAACTAACTGATATTAGTAAAGTGATCAGAACATCTGAGGATAAAATTAAGGGACTTAATCGAGAAATAGAGGAACTTTCAGAGTTATTTAAAAATGAAGATGATATTAAACAAAAACATCTAGAAGCAAAAAATAAAATTGAACAATTTGAAAAAAATGTGAAAGTAGAGTTAGATGAGTTTGCAGGTTATTATGAGAAAATACAATCTCAAGTTGAAGAGTTCGATAATACCTACAACGTTCTACAAAATAATAGTAATGAACTATTGGTGAGAAAAACGAAACTAGAAACAGAACAGAAAAACAATAAGACGAATTTACTAGAAGTTAGTAAAAGAATAGAAAATATTGTTGATAGTTTCACTAATTCTAAGCTTAATAAGTATTACGTAACCTTAGAAATGGCAGAAGAAGATATTGAGAAATTGAATAATTTAGAAGACTATGAATCTCAAATTAATAAATTTGAAGATACTAAGAAAATTATAGTAAACTCAATAGAAAAACTTGAAGAAGAGCTAAAAGAGTTAAATCAACCAGGTTTAGAAGAAGAGCAACAGAAACTACAAGATATTGAATCTCAAGTCAATGATTTTATAGAAAAAGTTGTAATTCTTAATACAAGATTAGAAAATAATAAAAAATTATATAAAAAAATTCATAGTGAGTATATTGAACTTTTAGAATCATCTAAAGAGATAAGAGAAATTGTAGCATTTAGTGATGTTGTGAGCGGGAAGACTGAAAATAGAAAATCATTAGAAACATATGTTCAAGGTTATTATCTAGACTTGATTCTAGTTGCTGGTACGAAAAGATTATTACAGATGACAAATGATAGATATAGATTTATTAGACGTGATGAAAAATCAAAAGGTGGAGGACTTCAAGGATTAGAGATAGAAATACATGATATTTATCTAAATAGCACTCGTATTATTAGCTCTCTTTCTGGAGGAGAATTATTCTTAGCTTCTTTAGCTCTCGCTTTAGGGTTAGCCGAAGTTATTCAAAATGAAAGTGGAGGAATATCACTTGAGACTATCTTTATCGATGAGGGATTTGGATCACTAGATGCTGAAACACTTGATATTGCACTAACAACGCTAATAGATTTACAATCATACGGAAGGAATATCGGTATTATTTCACATGTCAGTGAGCTAAAAGAAAGAATTAGACCGAAGGTAGAAGTCTATTCTAAAGATAATTATGCGAAGATTAAAATGACTGGAATATAA
- a CDS encoding PD-(D/E)XK nuclease family protein: MNLELLIGPSGVGKTNYILNDIELNRDNHKIIVLTPEQNSFNFEKMLCDKFGGTFNIDVMNFSSLTRKLSKQLGMDNLSRLGDNIKPFYFYKAAKNLESSDNFLVKRILQDVNFIEVVEEIINELKEYKVSINVLEEYLEKDTNLDSSHKEKLEAILEIYVEYSRLLREQSSFDKVDYITELLLYLEYIDLSDYIFYVDAYYNFTAQEYYYIGKLAEKSKKLIISVISDANRYFNFDLAQLVQGYELEKMKYNDLYLSDLYSKEKYKLDIFRKSHEIVASMNEIVKSNKDVNFSVVAFVKKEEINTLKFKIKDNKVEEYEVLETHRGRFNGVSNDILADKYYKNFTAQYEIDDSIEIMCAKNKELEVKQVAREIVKLKHNNINQNEIAILYRDSTYENYLNIFKDYNLDVHLDKNIETSNHRLVKFIQETLYFDEDRFKTRLLNLLKTRLTNFENIYRQKAISHVLLGDLNIDEKQLEKDIAELDENMIKDKFLASNLVNNIGGKYKYSDLLEKVRVVSIDDLENILNEKLVNMHSDILKDYFIEKTTKYTTEQLEICRQVLLELIDKVSDVSAKNNLQAKRYIKKLVDVFNHCKIKMYLDKEDGEYDNIEELKIDSIDRQVYKKILEYINDINENFGSEKFEYKKFVTLFNTGLTSIKYRSIPEINNSIIMSTMDLAKVENKKVVFVLGFNKDVLPVSKSSGLIDDKDKERLISDNIFLSPTKEAALIDEEFVAYIAMTRAQEKTYISYSLLDKSFKENFASPYLNTVRSLFPELEEKQTSKILEFSIADYNYYLENISEIVSTKEFNYLFAKIYRRFMEVKDSKTKEVEVLVELMIKFLEHYQLTSVHESYENYEVLDELNDRVFFTNDTSIKNYLSKIIRDYRFQLSSEYIEEFLEIKKDSFSKFSISKISDFERNPYQFFVKRVLGIEEERDIDIDNLVTGKFFHAVMSEKRITNFIAECGSKFDIDLIKDEDIARRFNIKEILNDVIYSSNNKDILETSKLIELLNTHKYILNNMIMRLEMAIAIEIKYFALTKFMPTFLEKPFSLEIVDNVITCKNVETGEINKKELQQKYNIPPIKFTGVIDRVDVNGKNISIIDYKSSQSDFSLDSLELGFISQILTYALACELMFGKNSEDILGIFYREIAKLGKDLKTYRLRGLANSDLILDDGFYEKAPEIMYVRTTKAKKIHGADSHKAFTSPELEKLVNKNLENIMKLVEKIFEFNFSLDNYEIDNQYSTEKETLFNFASNSDTRLSYKEKVELKPKDLKEKLLNDLK, from the coding sequence ATGAACTTAGAATTATTAATTGGTCCAAGTGGTGTAGGTAAAACTAACTACATATTAAATGATATCGAATTAAATAGAGATAACCATAAAATAATTGTATTAACTCCGGAACAGAACAGTTTTAATTTTGAAAAAATGTTATGTGATAAGTTCGGTGGTACTTTTAATATTGATGTTATGAATTTCTCAAGTCTAACTAGAAAATTATCAAAACAGTTAGGAATGGATAATCTTAGTAGACTTGGAGATAATATTAAGCCATTCTACTTTTATAAAGCTGCAAAAAATTTGGAAAGTAGTGATAACTTTTTAGTTAAAAGAATTCTACAAGATGTTAATTTTATAGAAGTTGTAGAAGAAATTATAAATGAATTAAAAGAGTATAAAGTAAGTATTAATGTATTAGAAGAGTATCTGGAGAAAGATACTAATCTAGATAGTAGTCATAAAGAAAAATTGGAAGCTATTTTAGAAATATATGTTGAATATTCGAGGTTATTAAGAGAACAGAGTTCTTTTGACAAAGTAGATTATATAACTGAATTGCTATTGTATCTAGAATACATTGATTTAAGTGACTACATTTTCTATGTAGATGCTTATTATAACTTTACAGCACAGGAATATTATTACATTGGAAAACTAGCTGAGAAGTCTAAAAAGTTAATAATTAGTGTTATAAGTGATGCAAATAGATATTTTAATTTTGATTTAGCACAACTGGTTCAAGGTTATGAACTAGAAAAGATGAAATATAATGATCTTTATCTATCTGATTTGTATAGTAAAGAAAAATATAAGCTAGATATTTTTAGAAAATCTCATGAGATAGTCGCTAGTATGAATGAAATAGTGAAAAGTAATAAAGATGTTAATTTTTCTGTAGTTGCATTTGTAAAAAAAGAAGAAATAAATACGCTGAAATTTAAAATAAAAGATAATAAAGTAGAGGAATATGAAGTGTTAGAAACTCATAGAGGACGCTTTAATGGAGTTTCTAATGATATTCTTGCTGATAAATATTATAAAAACTTCACAGCACAGTATGAGATTGATGATAGTATTGAAATTATGTGTGCAAAAAATAAGGAGTTAGAGGTTAAGCAAGTCGCTCGTGAGATTGTGAAATTAAAACATAATAATATCAATCAAAATGAGATAGCAATTCTTTATCGTGATAGTACATATGAAAATTATTTAAATATATTCAAAGATTATAATTTAGACGTTCATCTAGATAAAAATATAGAAACTAGCAATCACCGTTTAGTTAAGTTTATACAAGAAACATTATATTTTGATGAAGATAGATTTAAAACTAGATTATTAAATCTACTAAAAACTAGATTAACAAATTTTGAGAACATTTATCGACAAAAAGCAATTTCACATGTTTTACTAGGAGATTTAAATATTGATGAAAAACAATTAGAAAAAGATATTGCAGAGTTAGATGAAAACATGATAAAAGATAAGTTCTTAGCAAGCAATCTAGTAAATAATATAGGTGGAAAATATAAATACAGTGATTTATTAGAAAAAGTTAGAGTAGTTTCAATAGATGATCTTGAAAATATACTAAATGAGAAACTGGTAAATATGCATAGTGATATTTTAAAAGATTACTTTATTGAAAAAACGACGAAGTATACGACTGAACAGCTTGAAATTTGTAGACAAGTTTTATTAGAACTTATTGATAAGGTTTCAGATGTCTCAGCTAAGAACAATCTTCAAGCTAAGAGATATATAAAAAAATTAGTAGATGTTTTTAATCATTGCAAAATTAAAATGTATCTTGATAAAGAAGATGGTGAGTATGATAACATCGAAGAGCTAAAAATTGATAGTATAGATAGACAGGTTTACAAAAAAATTCTTGAATATATTAATGATATAAATGAGAACTTTGGTAGTGAAAAGTTTGAATATAAAAAATTCGTAACTTTATTTAATACTGGATTAACATCTATCAAGTACCGTTCAATACCAGAGATTAATAATTCTATTATTATGTCTACTATGGATTTGGCAAAAGTTGAAAATAAAAAAGTCGTCTTTGTTTTAGGATTCAATAAGGATGTATTGCCAGTATCTAAAAGTTCAGGATTAATAGATGATAAAGATAAAGAAAGATTAATTAGCGATAATATCTTTTTATCACCGACAAAAGAAGCGGCACTTATTGATGAAGAGTTTGTAGCTTATATTGCTATGACAAGAGCTCAAGAAAAGACATATATAAGTTACAGTTTACTTGATAAAAGTTTTAAAGAGAATTTTGCATCTCCATACTTAAATACTGTGAGATCTTTATTCCCAGAATTAGAAGAAAAGCAAACTTCAAAAATTTTAGAGTTTTCTATTGCTGATTATAATTACTATTTAGAAAATATTTCAGAGATAGTTTCAACTAAGGAATTTAATTATCTATTTGCAAAAATTTATCGTAGATTTATGGAAGTGAAAGATAGTAAGACAAAGGAAGTTGAAGTTTTAGTAGAGCTTATGATTAAGTTTTTAGAACATTATCAACTTACCTCAGTACATGAAAGTTATGAGAATTATGAAGTTCTTGATGAATTAAATGACAGAGTATTTTTCACTAATGATACTAGTATTAAAAATTATTTATCTAAAATAATTAGAGATTATAGGTTTCAACTTAGTTCAGAATATATAGAGGAATTTTTAGAAATTAAGAAAGATAGTTTTTCTAAGTTTAGTATCTCTAAAATTTCTGATTTCGAAAGAAATCCTTATCAATTCTTTGTTAAACGAGTACTTGGAATAGAAGAGGAAAGGGATATTGATATTGATAATCTTGTTACTGGAAAATTTTTCCACGCAGTAATGTCAGAAAAAAGAATTACTAATTTTATAGCTGAATGTGGAAGTAAATTTGATATAGACTTGATAAAAGATGAAGATATTGCAAGAAGATTTAATATTAAAGAGATTTTGAATGATGTTATTTATTCTAGTAATAACAAAGATATATTAGAAACGTCGAAGTTGATAGAATTATTGAATACACATAAGTATATTTTAAATAATATGATTATGAGACTTGAAATGGCTATAGCAATAGAAATAAAATACTTTGCTTTAACGAAGTTTATGCCAACGTTCTTGGAAAAACCATTTAGTCTGGAAATAGTAGATAATGTTATTACGTGTAAAAATGTCGAAACCGGGGAAATTAATAAGAAAGAATTGCAACAGAAATATAATATACCACCAATTAAATTTACAGGCGTAATTGACAGAGTAGATGTTAATGGAAAGAATATTTCAATAATTGATTATAAGAGTAGTCAAAGTGATTTTTCTTTAGATAGTTTAGAATTAGGATTTATCTCTCAGATTTTAACTTATGCGTTGGCATGTGAACTCATGTTTGGTAAAAATTCAGAGGATATATTAGGTATATTTTATAGAGAGATAGCTAAGTTAGGTAAAGATCTAAAAACATATAGATTAAGAGGTTTAGCGAATAGTGATTTAATACTAGATGATGGATTTTATGAAAAAGCTCCTGAAATTATGTATGTTAGAACTACAAAAGCTAAGAAAATTCATGGAGCAGACAGTCATAAAGCATTTACAAGTCCTGAACTTGAAAAATTAGTTAATAAAAATCTTGAAAATATAATGAAATTAGTAGAGAAAATCTTTGAATTTAATTTTTCTCTAGATAATTATGAAATTGATAATCAATATTCTACTGAGAAGGAAACTTTATTTAACTTTGCAAGTAATAGTGATACACGACTAAGCTATAAAGAGAAGGTAGAGCTGAAACCAAAAGATTTAAAAGAAAAGTTACTTAATGACCTAAAATAA
- the dltA gene encoding D-alanine--poly(phosphoribitol) ligase subunit DltA, whose product MKLTFFEKLEQYRNSSKEVYINNIYQNENLTYKNLIEYSDRLASYLEEKLGEDKNPIVVYGHKHPFMLVYFLACVKSGRAFCPVDINTPKERVEEIVETTDSKVVLVTEEIELPREILDVKSAKEIISSTQNAISKEKYVKDEDIFYIIFTSGSTGKPKGVCITYNNLNNFLHWYTGYYDEKEELVFLGHPPFSFDLSVMSLWPSIYLGATLVQIDKKHQENFKIMFEELNKSNATIWISTPSFIEMCFVDKNFNQSLMPKVKQFVFCGEKLFSTTVEKIHQNFENAQVINTYGPTESTVMVTWVEITKEVNKKYYENLPVGEVKWGTKVHLANPDEENKGEIVITGNTVAKGYFKNDAITNEKFGVGEVEGKEERSYLTGDLGYFKDGMLFCEGRIDFQVKLHGHRIELEDIDNNLLKNKKIRQAATVPSYEDGKVKALTSFVVYNEEIEKRFEVTKQIKQELKKLVPEYMIPKKIVFLEEMPLNNNGKIDKKKLKELV is encoded by the coding sequence ATGAAATTAACTTTTTTTGAAAAACTAGAACAGTATAGAAATAGTTCTAAAGAAGTATATATTAATAATATATATCAGAATGAAAATTTAACGTATAAAAATTTAATAGAGTATTCAGATAGACTTGCGTCTTATCTTGAAGAAAAACTAGGAGAAGACAAAAATCCTATAGTAGTATATGGTCATAAACATCCATTTATGTTAGTGTACTTTTTAGCGTGTGTAAAATCAGGAAGAGCATTCTGTCCGGTAGATATAAACACACCAAAAGAACGAGTAGAAGAAATAGTAGAAACAACAGACTCAAAAGTAGTACTAGTCACAGAAGAAATAGAACTACCTAGAGAAATTCTAGATGTTAAATCAGCTAAAGAAATAATCTCAAGTACTCAAAACGCTATTTCAAAAGAAAAATATGTGAAAGATGAAGATATATTCTATATAATTTTCACATCAGGAAGCACAGGAAAACCAAAAGGAGTATGTATAACATATAATAACCTAAATAATTTCTTGCACTGGTACACAGGATACTATGATGAAAAAGAAGAATTAGTATTTTTAGGACATCCACCATTCTCATTTGATCTATCGGTAATGTCATTATGGCCAAGTATTTATCTAGGAGCTACTTTAGTACAAATAGATAAAAAGCATCAAGAAAACTTCAAAATAATGTTTGAAGAACTAAATAAATCCAATGCAACAATATGGATTTCAACACCATCATTTATAGAAATGTGTTTCGTAGATAAAAACTTCAATCAAAGTCTAATGCCGAAGGTGAAACAATTCGTCTTTTGTGGAGAAAAACTATTTAGCACAACAGTAGAAAAAATCCATCAAAACTTTGAAAATGCACAGGTAATAAATACTTATGGACCAACAGAATCAACAGTAATGGTCACATGGGTAGAAATAACAAAAGAAGTGAATAAAAAATACTATGAGAACCTACCAGTAGGAGAAGTAAAATGGGGTACCAAAGTACACCTAGCAAATCCAGATGAAGAAAACAAAGGTGAAATAGTAATTACAGGAAACACTGTCGCAAAAGGATACTTCAAAAATGACGCTATAACAAATGAAAAATTTGGTGTAGGGGAAGTAGAAGGAAAAGAAGAAAGAAGTTACCTAACAGGAGACTTAGGGTACTTCAAAGACGGCATGCTGTTTTGTGAAGGGCGCATAGACTTCCAAGTAAAACTACATGGCCACAGAATAGAACTAGAAGACATAGATAACAATCTACTTAAAAATAAAAAAATACGCCAAGCAGCGACAGTACCAAGCTATGAAGATGGAAAAGTAAAAGCATTGACATCATTTGTAGTATACAATGAAGAAATAGAAAAGCGCTTCGAAGTAACAAAACAAATAAAACAAGAGTTAAAAAAATTAGTGCCAGAATATATGATACCAAAAAAAATAGTATTTTTAGAAGAAATGCCACTAAACAACAATGGGAAAATAGATAAGAAAAAGTTAAAGGAGTTAGTATAA
- the dltB gene encoding D-alanyl-lipoteichoic acid biosynthesis protein DltB, producing the protein MNYFDGNEFFLLLAIALIIGFIINYLGKKIEYYVLALSVIFAALIYGKSVTMITYLVGFILFEYILVLIAQKTESKKHLKILVILSILPLVINKVFATTHLHLLAFIGISYMSFKTIQIMIEISDGLIKEKISAVEYVQFLLFFPTVSAGPIDRSRRFMSEIKERIPRTEYLELAGEGVYRLILGLLYKIVFSTLSYHYLVGLTNHGTFIYSLKYMYLYTLYLFFDFAGYSLMAVGSSNILGIRTPMNFNKPFLSIDIKDFWNRWHITLSTWLRDFVFSRVFMEATKKKRFKKRLNTAMYAYMVNMVLMGFWHGLTISYIVYGFYHGILMAGFEYYQKKSKFYKKNKNETWYKVISWFITINLVIIGLYIFSGEPYKLISHVLKK; encoded by the coding sequence ATGAACTACTTTGACGGAAATGAATTTTTCTTATTATTAGCTATAGCACTAATCATAGGCTTTATAATAAACTATCTAGGTAAGAAAATAGAATATTATGTATTAGCATTATCAGTAATATTTGCCGCATTAATATACGGTAAGAGTGTTACAATGATAACTTACCTAGTAGGATTTATTCTATTTGAATATATCTTAGTATTAATAGCTCAAAAAACAGAAAGTAAAAAACACTTAAAAATATTAGTAATACTATCGATATTACCGCTAGTAATAAACAAAGTATTCGCAACAACACACTTACATCTATTAGCCTTTATAGGAATATCATATATGTCATTTAAGACAATACAAATTATGATAGAAATATCAGATGGGTTAATAAAAGAAAAAATCAGTGCTGTAGAATATGTACAATTCCTACTATTCTTCCCAACAGTAAGTGCAGGACCTATAGACAGAAGTAGAAGGTTTATGAGCGAAATAAAAGAAAGAATACCGAGGACAGAGTATTTAGAATTAGCTGGAGAAGGAGTCTACAGACTAATATTAGGGTTACTATATAAAATAGTATTCTCAACACTAAGCTATCACTATTTAGTAGGTTTAACAAACCATGGTACATTTATCTATTCATTAAAATACATGTACCTATATACATTATACCTATTCTTCGACTTTGCAGGATACAGTTTAATGGCGGTAGGTAGTAGTAACATCTTAGGAATAAGAACACCGATGAACTTCAACAAACCATTCCTAAGTATAGACATAAAAGACTTCTGGAATAGATGGCACATAACACTATCAACGTGGCTTAGAGACTTCGTATTCTCAAGAGTCTTTATGGAAGCAACAAAGAAAAAAAGATTCAAGAAAAGACTAAATACAGCAATGTATGCCTACATGGTAAACATGGTTCTTATGGGATTTTGGCATGGTTTAACAATAAGCTATATAGTATATGGATTCTACCATGGAATACTTATGGCAGGATTTGAGTATTATCAAAAGAAAAGTAAGTTTTACAAAAAGAATAAAAACGAAACATGGTACAAAGTAATAAGTTGGTTCATAACAATCAACTTAGTAATAATAGGTTTATATATCTTCTCAGGAGAACCATATAAACTAATAAGTCATGTATTAAAAAAATAA
- the dltC gene encoding D-alanine--poly(phosphoribitol) ligase subunit DltC has protein sequence MIKEQVLEMLEEICEDEVVREDLDINMKEEGLMDSLAFVEMLVKIEEIFGLSIAPTEVTYEEIDTPNKVISYIENRK, from the coding sequence ATGATAAAAGAACAAGTATTAGAAATGTTAGAAGAAATCTGTGAAGACGAAGTAGTAAGAGAAGATTTAGACATAAACATGAAAGAAGAAGGGTTAATGGACTCTTTAGCTTTTGTAGAAATGTTAGTAAAAATTGAAGAAATCTTTGGACTAAGCATAGCTCCAACAGAAGTAACATATGAAGAAATTGATACACCAAATAAGGTAATTTCATATATAGAAAATAGGAAATAA
- the dltD gene encoding D-alanyl-lipoteichoic acid biosynthesis protein DltD, which yields MIRLKAFLISIVLVLITLVILDITLLKKIQTYYKTNDNSVRYSTAFEKYKSRDIIVENMTPRTLLLLGSSELTTTINENYHPKKIFNYEDFNIMQVGVGNSQNIIHAATIGSIGNDVKNNEIVMIQSIQWFDNKNGILKDAFLSRISSEHVYNTMKNDKISYKTKEKFINRVIELSSTNKELNKKYKSYKRYFLEGKVNKFTGEFIKLDNYFYVLKNKLNFYKNKGKENYPVSGENTPYYNWEELDKKVAEEAKERTNNNDYQIDNTYYDKYIRVKYNQLKDSSKNTKYDDSKEYEDLDILLSIVKDLNMNIKFAIFPANGRWSDYTGIGSEKRQVAYNKLREIAKNNNIEVMDYSSKEYEDYYMYDAMHLGWRGWIDFERDLYKLKK from the coding sequence ATGATAAGATTAAAAGCATTTTTAATATCAATAGTATTGGTATTAATTACACTTGTAATTTTAGATATAACCCTTCTAAAGAAGATTCAAACTTATTATAAAACTAATGATAATAGTGTTAGGTATAGCACTGCTTTTGAAAAGTATAAAAGTAGAGATATAATAGTCGAAAATATGACTCCTAGAACACTTTTACTTTTGGGGTCTTCAGAATTAACAACAACTATTAATGAGAATTATCACCCTAAGAAAATATTCAACTATGAAGATTTTAATATAATGCAAGTAGGGGTAGGAAATTCCCAAAATATTATTCATGCTGCTACAATTGGATCAATAGGGAATGATGTGAAAAATAATGAAATAGTAATGATTCAGTCTATTCAATGGTTTGATAACAAGAATGGTATTTTAAAGGACGCATTTCTATCTAGAATTTCTAGCGAACATGTGTACAATACAATGAAGAATGATAAAATTAGTTATAAAACCAAAGAAAAATTTATTAATAGGGTTATAGAACTTTCATCTACAAATAAGGAACTGAATAAAAAGTATAAAAGTTATAAACGATATTTTTTAGAAGGTAAAGTCAATAAATTTACAGGAGAGTTTATAAAACTTGATAATTACTTTTATGTGTTAAAAAATAAATTAAACTTTTATAAAAATAAAGGTAAAGAAAATTATCCAGTTAGTGGAGAAAATACACCTTATTATAATTGGGAAGAATTAGATAAAAAAGTAGCTGAGGAAGCTAAAGAAAGAACTAATAACAATGATTATCAAATTGATAATACATATTATGATAAATACATAAGAGTTAAATATAATCAACTAAAAGATAGTTCTAAGAATACAAAGTATGATGATTCTAAAGAATACGAAGACTTAGATATACTATTATCTATTGTTAAAGATTTGAACATGAATATCAAGTTTGCGATTTTTCCTGCTAATGGGAGATGGAGTGATTATACAGGAATAGGCAGTGAAAAAAGACAAGTAGCCTACAATAAACTAAGAGAAATTGCTAAGAATAATAATATAGAGGTAATGGATTATTCAAGTAAAGAATATGAAGACTACTATATGTATGATGCAATGCATCTAGGTTGGAGAGGATGGATTGATTTTGAAAGAGATCTTTACAAACTTAAAAAGTAA